From the Cryptomeria japonica chromosome 2, Sugi_1.0, whole genome shotgun sequence genome, one window contains:
- the LOC131051573 gene encoding zinc-finger homeodomain protein 2: MDFGGEEIGMRMPMNFDSVQESSKLKMLSNSSNGRGASGSGSEEIRGSGAEALGVKKAFAYRECLKNHAASLGGHAVDGCGEFMASGEEGTLEALTCSACLCHRNFHRREVEGEPSCPYCNRKRAAFVPLTSPHAHTPLPLPQFASEEHASAAGTSAAAAAAAFAAKKRFRTKFTVQQKEKMFVFAEKLGWRIQKQDEPAVQQFCAEAGVKRHVLKVWMHNNKNTLGKKA, from the coding sequence ATGGATTTTGGAGGTGAGGAGATCGGTATGCGAATGCCGATGAACTTTGATTCAGTACAGGAATCTTCCAAGTTGAAGATGTTGAGCAATTCCAGTAATGGCCGTGGTGCTTCTGGTTCTGGCTCGGAGGAGATTCGAGGGAGTGGAGCGGAGGCTTTGGGGGTTAAGAAGGCTTTTGCCTACAGAGAATGCTTGAAGAATCATGCGGCCAGTTTAGGCGGGCACGCCGTTGACGGCTGCGGAGAGTTCATGGCGAGTGGAGAGGAGGGCACGCTGGAGGCCCTAACCTGTTCTGCCTGCCTTTGCCACCGCAACTTTCACCGCAGAGAAGTTGAGGGAGAGCCTTCATGCCCTTACTGCAACAGGAAAAGAGCCGCCTTTGTGCCGCTCACATCTCCTCACGCTCACACGCCTTTGCCCTTGCCGCAATTCGCTTCTGAAGAGCACGCCAGTGCAGCGGGGACATCGGCCGCGGCGGCGGCCGCGGCTTTTGCGGCGAAGAAGCGCTTCAGAACAAAGTTTACTGTCCAACAGAAGGAGAAAATGTTCGTATTTGCAGAGAAATTAGGGTGGAGgattcagaagcaagatgagcccgCCGTGCAGCAGTTCTGTGCTGAAGCAGGCGTCAAGAGGCATGTTCTCAAGGTCTGGATGCACAATAACAAGAACACCCTAGGGAAAAAAGCTTAG